In one Umezawaea sp. Da 62-37 genomic region, the following are encoded:
- a CDS encoding KedN5 family methylcobalamin-dependent radical SAM C-methyltransferase: MTDSGKLTVDLVQQGIWDMPLESMPLASGYLKATALADDVLATRFDIDIRNFRGGITLSSMAYQLFSERVPDVLAFSVFGWSFRAFGALAQTFKQLNPKGWVVFGGTHVANQAKRVFAMFPEVDVVVNGEGELIFRDLLHAYLNGADADALATVQGISYLDADSALQTTVERTRMANLDDIPSPFLTGAIEMADDQGQFRYDVALMETNRGCPYKCSFCYWGGAVGQKVRAFSRERLRAELEFFAKLRVHTIVVCDANFGLLPGDLKFVDDLIEVRDQYGFPRALETSWAKNKSKTFFAIVKKMKEAGMRSSFTLALQTLDSNTLDLMNRKNMKVNEWEDLSEWLDREGLDCYAELIWGAPGETVESFMAGYDKLARRVSRIACYPMLLLPNTDYGDRRDFHGIISVRGDNDDFEYVLKNRQVTFAQNQDMQRFLFWARVIAEMAVLRCVWAGLRELAGLRQTAVLLSMDEWIRTTDDPAAEPLRHTLDSVVVGTGEVGAAISYIYREPDVKRMLTRWWNEKVRPLVPEEVAPVLDEMLRYDLLTQPIAAPPGADAPDTTGLEFMTIRGEEYYRRTVRLDYDVPAILARLRADEKPDLTPRTTELDLCYKLGCESAVASTNHETIVHFMAMTVAEANANANTAVVTVDGAVSNLTGDKGSC, from the coding sequence ATGACCGACAGCGGCAAGCTGACAGTCGACCTCGTCCAGCAGGGCATCTGGGACATGCCGCTGGAATCGATGCCGCTCGCGTCCGGATACCTCAAGGCGACGGCACTCGCGGACGACGTGCTCGCCACGAGGTTCGACATCGACATCCGCAACTTCCGCGGCGGGATCACCCTGTCGTCCATGGCGTACCAGCTCTTCAGCGAGCGGGTCCCGGACGTGCTGGCGTTCTCGGTGTTCGGGTGGAGCTTCCGCGCCTTCGGCGCGCTCGCCCAGACGTTCAAGCAGCTCAACCCGAAAGGCTGGGTCGTGTTCGGCGGCACCCACGTCGCCAACCAGGCCAAGCGGGTCTTCGCGATGTTCCCCGAAGTCGACGTCGTGGTGAACGGCGAGGGCGAGCTGATCTTCCGCGACCTGCTGCACGCCTACCTGAACGGGGCGGACGCCGACGCGCTCGCGACGGTGCAGGGCATCTCCTACCTCGACGCCGACAGCGCGCTCCAGACCACCGTGGAGCGCACGCGGATGGCCAACCTGGACGACATCCCGTCGCCGTTCCTGACCGGTGCCATCGAGATGGCCGACGACCAGGGCCAGTTCCGCTACGACGTCGCGCTGATGGAGACCAACCGCGGCTGCCCCTACAAGTGCTCCTTCTGCTACTGGGGCGGGGCCGTCGGCCAGAAGGTCCGGGCGTTCTCCCGCGAGCGGCTGCGCGCGGAGCTGGAGTTCTTCGCCAAGCTGCGCGTGCACACGATCGTCGTGTGCGACGCCAACTTCGGTCTGCTGCCGGGCGACCTGAAGTTCGTCGACGACCTGATCGAGGTGCGCGACCAGTACGGCTTCCCCAGGGCGCTGGAGACGTCGTGGGCGAAGAACAAGTCCAAGACGTTCTTCGCCATCGTCAAGAAGATGAAGGAGGCCGGGATGCGCAGCTCCTTCACCCTGGCCCTCCAGACGCTCGACAGCAACACCCTCGACCTGATGAACCGCAAGAACATGAAGGTCAACGAGTGGGAGGACCTGTCCGAGTGGCTCGACCGCGAGGGCCTGGACTGCTACGCGGAACTGATCTGGGGCGCCCCCGGCGAGACCGTCGAGTCCTTCATGGCGGGCTACGACAAGCTCGCCCGACGGGTGTCCCGCATCGCCTGCTACCCGATGTTGTTGTTGCCCAACACCGATTACGGCGACCGCCGCGACTTCCACGGCATCATCTCGGTGCGCGGTGACAACGACGACTTCGAGTACGTGCTGAAGAACCGCCAGGTCACCTTCGCGCAGAACCAGGACATGCAGCGCTTCCTGTTCTGGGCCAGGGTCATCGCCGAGATGGCGGTGCTGCGGTGCGTCTGGGCCGGGCTGCGCGAGCTGGCAGGCCTCCGGCAGACCGCCGTCCTGCTCAGCATGGACGAGTGGATCAGGACGACCGACGACCCGGCCGCCGAGCCGCTGCGCCACACGCTGGACAGCGTCGTCGTGGGCACGGGCGAGGTCGGCGCCGCCATCAGCTACATCTACCGGGAGCCCGACGTCAAGCGGATGCTGACGCGCTGGTGGAACGAGAAGGTCCGCCCGCTGGTCCCCGAGGAGGTGGCGCCGGTGCTCGACGAGATGCTCCGCTACGACCTGCTCACCCAGCCGATCGCGGCCCCGCCCGGAGCCGACGCGCCGGACACCACCGGGCTGGAGTTCATGACGATCCGCGGCGAGGAGTACTACCGGCGCACCGTCCGGCTCGACTACGACGTCCCCGCCATCCTCGCCCGGCTGCGCGCCGACGAGAAGCCCGACCTCACCCCGCGCACCACCGAGCTGGACCTCTGCTACAAGCTCGGGTGCGAAAGCGCGGTCGCCTCCACGAACCACGAGACCATCGTGCACTTCATGGCGATGACCGTCGCCGAGGCCAACGCCAACGCCAACACCGCCGTCGTGACCGTCGACGGCGCGGTGTCCAACCTGACCGGCGACAAGGGTTCCTGCTGA
- a CDS encoding 4-hydroxyphenylacetate 3-hydroxylase N-terminal domain-containing protein, with the protein MGSRPLTGDEYVESLRDGREVFLYGERIKDVTEHPAFHNAARMTARLYDALHDPEHSAVLTTATDTGGDGFTHRFFTTPRSAEDLVAAQGAIARWARLSYGWMGRSPDYKASFLGTLGANAEFYEPFADNARRWYRESQEKVLYWNHAIVHPPVDRNLPPDQVADVFVHVEKETDAGVVVSGAKMVATGSALAHYNFIAHYGLPIKDKKFALVATVPMDAPGMKLICRPSYAATAAVMGSPFDYPLSSRLDENDTILVLDKVLIPWENVFVYGDVGKVQMFAGQSGFFERFTFHGCTRLAVKLEFIAGLLAKALELTGTQDFRGVQSRLGEVLAWRDLFQGLSDAAARNPVPWRNGAVLPNPRYGMAYRWFMQAGYSRVREIVLQDVASGLIYLNSSAEDFKNPETRPYLDKYLRGSDGSDAVERVKVMKLLWDAVGTEFGGRHELYERNYAGNHENSRIDVLTADQATGRLDDCKAFVERFLDEYDLDGWTVPDLSSFADLRARRSDLFDA; encoded by the coding sequence ATGGGGTCTCGTCCGCTCACCGGTGACGAGTACGTCGAAAGCCTCCGCGACGGGCGGGAGGTGTTCCTGTACGGCGAGCGGATCAAGGACGTGACGGAGCACCCGGCGTTCCACAACGCCGCCCGGATGACCGCGCGGCTGTACGACGCGCTGCACGACCCCGAGCACAGCGCGGTGCTGACCACCGCGACCGACACCGGCGGCGACGGGTTCACCCACCGGTTCTTCACCACGCCGCGCAGCGCCGAGGACCTGGTCGCGGCCCAGGGCGCCATCGCGCGCTGGGCCAGGCTCTCCTACGGGTGGATGGGGCGGAGCCCGGACTACAAGGCCTCGTTCCTGGGCACGCTGGGCGCCAACGCCGAGTTCTACGAGCCGTTCGCCGACAACGCGCGGCGGTGGTACCGGGAGTCGCAGGAGAAGGTCCTCTACTGGAACCACGCGATCGTGCACCCGCCGGTGGACCGCAACCTGCCGCCCGACCAGGTCGCCGACGTCTTCGTCCACGTGGAGAAGGAGACCGACGCCGGCGTCGTGGTCAGCGGGGCGAAGATGGTCGCCACCGGATCGGCGCTGGCGCACTACAACTTCATCGCCCACTACGGACTGCCGATCAAGGACAAGAAGTTCGCCTTGGTGGCCACGGTGCCGATGGACGCGCCCGGCATGAAGCTGATCTGCCGCCCGTCCTACGCCGCCACGGCCGCCGTGATGGGCAGCCCGTTCGACTACCCGCTGTCGTCCAGGTTGGACGAGAACGACACGATCCTGGTGCTGGACAAGGTCCTCATCCCGTGGGAGAACGTCTTCGTCTACGGCGACGTGGGCAAGGTGCAGATGTTCGCCGGCCAGTCCGGGTTCTTCGAGCGGTTCACCTTCCACGGGTGCACCCGGCTGGCGGTGAAGCTGGAGTTCATCGCGGGCCTGCTGGCGAAGGCGCTGGAGCTGACCGGGACCCAGGACTTCCGCGGCGTGCAGTCGCGCCTCGGCGAGGTGCTGGCGTGGCGCGACCTGTTCCAGGGGCTGTCCGACGCCGCCGCGCGCAACCCCGTGCCGTGGCGCAACGGCGCGGTGCTGCCGAACCCCCGGTACGGCATGGCCTACCGGTGGTTCATGCAGGCCGGGTACTCCCGCGTGCGCGAGATCGTCCTCCAGGACGTGGCCAGCGGGTTGATCTACCTCAACTCCTCCGCCGAGGACTTCAAGAACCCGGAAACGCGGCCGTACCTGGACAAGTACCTGCGCGGTTCCGACGGGAGCGACGCGGTGGAGCGGGTCAAGGTGATGAAGCTGCTGTGGGACGCGGTGGGGACCGAGTTCGGCGGCCGCCACGAGCTGTACGAGCGCAACTACGCGGGCAACCACGAGAACAGCCGGATCGACGTGCTGACGGCGGACCAGGCGACCGGGCGGCTCGACGACTGCAAGGCCTTCGTCGAGCGGTTCCTCGACGAGTACGACCTCGACGGGTGGACCGTGCCGGACCTGTCGTCGTTCGCCGATCTGCGGGCCCGGCGCTCGGACCTCTTCGACGCGTGA
- a CDS encoding YciI family protein — protein MPQYAILIYEKEIPVEDIPADVMEANIAAEGKIKAMGVRVVAEQALQPASTATTIRKGGVVTDGPFLETKEAFAGNFVVECRDLDQAIEVAKLLPIMEGGIEIRPLHEM, from the coding sequence ATGCCGCAGTACGCGATTCTGATCTACGAGAAGGAAATCCCGGTGGAGGACATCCCCGCGGACGTGATGGAAGCCAACATCGCCGCCGAGGGGAAGATCAAGGCGATGGGCGTCCGCGTGGTGGCTGAGCAGGCGCTCCAGCCCGCCAGCACCGCCACCACGATCCGCAAGGGCGGCGTGGTCACGGACGGGCCGTTCCTGGAGACCAAGGAGGCGTTCGCCGGGAACTTCGTGGTCGAGTGCCGCGACCTGGACCAGGCGATCGAGGTCGCCAAGCTGCTGCCCATCATGGAGGGCGGCATCGAGATCCGTCCGCTGCACGAGATGTGA
- a CDS encoding DUF6596 domain-containing protein, whose amino-acid sequence MDGPGVQRAVAEAHRREWAKVLAATVRLARDLDLAEECVQDAYVAALRTWAVDGVPANTGAWLVTTARRNVLDALRRAQVFRAKMPLLVVDDVAEVNFVDHPVIEDDWLRLTFMCCHPALGPESQIALTLRLVCGLSTPDIAQVFLVSETTMRARVGRAKKKIAAAHIPFRVPEAAELPSRLDPVLTVIHLLFTTGHTAPSGDDLTRADLSERAVDLARTLHSLLPGEREVRGLLALLLVNHARRGTRVAADGRLLLLEEQDRSEWDRSTIEEGHHLVVDALRGGKPGRFALQAAIAALHATAPTYEETDWGQVLVLYDALLTVWPSPVVALNRTVAVAMVDGPAAALREVEALERDEQLAGYHYVSAVKAELYRRLGRHEEAAEAYRVALELADNGAEREFLANRLAESSSG is encoded by the coding sequence GTGGACGGGCCGGGTGTTCAGCGAGCCGTCGCGGAAGCGCACCGCCGCGAGTGGGCCAAGGTGCTCGCCGCGACGGTGCGCTTGGCGCGCGACCTCGACCTGGCCGAGGAGTGCGTGCAGGACGCCTACGTCGCCGCGCTGCGGACGTGGGCCGTCGACGGCGTGCCCGCGAACACGGGGGCCTGGCTGGTCACCACCGCCCGTCGGAACGTGCTGGACGCCCTGCGCAGGGCCCAGGTCTTCCGGGCGAAGATGCCGCTGCTCGTCGTGGACGACGTGGCCGAGGTGAACTTCGTCGACCACCCGGTGATCGAGGACGACTGGCTCCGGTTGACGTTCATGTGCTGCCACCCCGCGCTGGGGCCGGAAAGCCAGATAGCCCTCACCCTGCGCCTGGTGTGCGGTCTGAGCACACCGGACATCGCGCAGGTGTTCCTGGTCTCCGAGACCACGATGCGCGCGAGGGTGGGCAGGGCCAAGAAGAAGATCGCCGCGGCGCACATCCCGTTCCGGGTGCCGGAGGCGGCCGAGCTGCCGAGCCGCCTCGACCCCGTGCTCACGGTCATCCACCTGCTGTTCACCACGGGCCACACGGCGCCGTCCGGGGACGACCTGACCCGCGCCGACCTCTCCGAACGCGCCGTCGACCTCGCCCGCACCCTGCACTCGCTGCTGCCGGGGGAGCGCGAGGTCCGAGGTCTGCTCGCCCTGCTGCTGGTGAACCACGCCCGGCGCGGCACCCGCGTCGCCGCCGACGGCAGGCTGTTGCTGCTGGAGGAGCAGGACCGGTCCGAGTGGGACCGGTCGACCATCGAGGAGGGCCACCACCTGGTGGTGGACGCGCTGCGCGGCGGGAAGCCCGGCAGGTTCGCGTTGCAGGCCGCCATCGCGGCGCTGCACGCCACGGCGCCGACCTACGAGGAGACCGACTGGGGTCAGGTCCTCGTCCTGTACGACGCGCTGCTGACCGTGTGGCCGTCGCCGGTGGTCGCGCTCAACCGGACCGTCGCCGTGGCCATGGTCGACGGCCCGGCCGCGGCGCTGCGCGAGGTCGAGGCCCTCGAACGCGACGAGCAGCTGGCCGGCTACCACTACGTGTCCGCGGTCAAGGCCGAGCTGTACCGCCGCCTCGGCCGCCACGAGGAGGCGGCCGAGGCGTATCGCGTGGCACTGGAACTGGCGGACAACGGGGCGGAACGGGAGTTCCTGGCGAACCGCCTCGCGGAGTCCTCGAGCGGGTAG
- a CDS encoding PQQ-binding-like beta-propeller repeat protein encodes MTVDRWARGTAALAVAALTALAPTTFAATEAVGATGSTGNHGCDWGSWSQPNADQEGTRSVSGPINSRTVKNLEVAWSVPIKAPTDQWPGAYAATPVVVRGVVYTQDLDSNVYAIDLRTGRPLWTKMYDSHTNGPNGVAVEDGVVLGATKTEAFGLDARTGREVWRHSITRNDNEAIDMAPGVHNGTVYLSTVPSFLNGGDAAGAVGVLWAMNARTGATKWKWNTVPTDLWGRPDINSGGGLWYPPTFDEKGDVYVSVANPNPFVGTEELPWGSSRPGSNLYSNSVVKLSAKTGRVLWHNQVAPHGIYDWDLQNSPILTTVRGKPVVVTSGKTGYVYVMDRANGRLLWKTPVGRHNGHDDDNLLALAGRYDELPTFPLELYPGALGGVAAPGAVDRTTTYVAVNNLSMTWSTQSTPSVPPLTDGRGEVVALDLASGRIKWSHPLGASPYGGTSLTNDVVFTTTFDGVVHAHDTRTGAPVWETKLPGTTNSSVAISGDTVLAASGWPQNATERAEIVAYRLARGTTGRC; translated from the coding sequence ATGACCGTTGACCGCTGGGCGCGCGGCACCGCCGCACTCGCCGTGGCAGCGCTTACCGCGCTGGCCCCGACCACGTTCGCGGCCACGGAGGCCGTAGGGGCGACCGGTTCCACCGGGAACCACGGCTGCGACTGGGGTTCGTGGTCGCAGCCGAACGCGGACCAGGAGGGCACGCGCTCGGTCTCCGGGCCGATCAACTCCCGGACCGTGAAGAACCTGGAGGTCGCGTGGTCCGTGCCGATCAAGGCGCCGACGGACCAGTGGCCGGGGGCGTACGCCGCGACGCCGGTCGTCGTCCGCGGGGTCGTGTACACGCAGGACCTCGACTCCAACGTCTACGCCATCGACCTGCGCACCGGTCGTCCACTGTGGACGAAAATGTACGACTCGCACACCAACGGCCCCAACGGTGTCGCCGTCGAGGACGGCGTGGTCCTCGGCGCCACCAAGACCGAGGCGTTCGGCCTGGACGCGCGCACCGGCCGGGAGGTCTGGCGGCACTCGATCACGCGCAACGACAACGAGGCCATCGACATGGCCCCCGGCGTGCACAACGGGACCGTCTACCTCTCCACGGTGCCCAGCTTCCTCAACGGCGGCGACGCCGCGGGCGCGGTCGGGGTCCTCTGGGCGATGAACGCGCGCACCGGCGCGACCAAGTGGAAGTGGAACACCGTTCCCACCGACCTGTGGGGACGGCCGGACATCAACTCCGGCGGCGGCCTGTGGTACCCGCCCACCTTCGACGAGAAGGGCGACGTCTACGTCTCGGTGGCCAACCCCAACCCGTTCGTCGGCACCGAGGAGCTGCCGTGGGGGTCGAGCCGCCCCGGCTCCAACCTCTACTCCAACTCGGTGGTGAAGCTGTCGGCCAAGACCGGGCGGGTGCTGTGGCACAACCAGGTCGCGCCGCACGGGATCTACGACTGGGACCTCCAGAACTCGCCGATCCTGACCACGGTCCGCGGCAAGCCGGTCGTGGTCACCTCCGGGAAGACCGGCTACGTCTACGTCATGGACCGCGCGAACGGACGGCTGCTCTGGAAGACGCCCGTCGGCAGGCACAACGGCCACGACGACGACAACCTGCTCGCGCTGGCGGGGCGGTACGACGAGCTGCCCACCTTCCCGCTGGAGCTGTACCCCGGCGCGCTCGGCGGGGTCGCCGCGCCCGGCGCGGTCGACCGGACGACCACGTACGTCGCCGTGAACAACCTGAGCATGACCTGGTCGACCCAGTCGACGCCGTCGGTGCCGCCCCTGACCGACGGCCGCGGCGAGGTCGTGGCGCTCGACCTCGCGAGCGGGCGGATCAAGTGGTCCCACCCGCTCGGCGCGTCGCCGTACGGCGGCACGTCGCTGACCAACGACGTGGTCTTCACGACCACGTTCGACGGTGTGGTGCACGCCCACGACACCCGGACCGGCGCACCGGTCTGGGAGACGAAGCTGCCGGGGACGACGAACTCCTCCGTGGCCATCAGCGGGGACACCGTGCTCGCCGCCAGCGGTTGGCCGCAGAACGCGACCGAGAGGGCCGAGATCGTGGCCTACCGCCTCGCCCGCGGCACGACGGGGCGGTGCTGA